The following are encoded together in the Nitrospira sp. genome:
- a CDS encoding GspH/FimT family pseudopilin: MKQEGKSLAELMVVAGILAMVSLLALPNYLGLNSRTQLRCVTEDIASDLRLARQLALTNRERVRIVIDAADQRLVTQFVNQDSTHHAYHYGGKGLIIEEPSAGWDILFHPSGRSATATTIQLRNREGQTQTLTVSITGRVLIL; this comes from the coding sequence ATGAAGCAGGAAGGAAAATCATTAGCTGAACTCATGGTGGTCGCGGGGATACTTGCCATGGTCTCTCTTCTGGCACTTCCCAACTACCTTGGGCTCAATTCACGAACCCAACTCCGGTGTGTCACGGAAGACATAGCCTCCGACCTGCGTCTCGCGAGGCAGCTCGCTTTAACCAATCGAGAGCGAGTTCGAATTGTCATTGACGCAGCAGACCAGCGGCTGGTCACACAGTTCGTCAACCAGGATAGCACTCACCACGCGTATCACTATGGGGGGAAGGGGCTCATCATTGAAGAACCGAGTGCAGGGTGGGACATTCTTTTCCATCCCAGCGGTCGCTCAGCTACAGCAACGACAATCCAGCTTCGGAATAGGGAGGGCCAGACCCAAACACTCACGGTGAGTATTACCGGTCGGGTATTGATCTTATGA
- a CDS encoding PilW family protein, with amino-acid sequence MNPFLRVCGRNQQGFTLVEIMVATMMTAAIVAAGFGALVVSQKTTRITGQIGNTQATARNALDMITADLKLAGFGMRGLSSTVGGCHINGTPYALVPGDNNPLGADSGPDTISMVVPMTNSITAVGPLWQVFVPGAPGIIGGGVPISSIPMPANATTAMGNTIPGGGAALLGMPVSIGGMAGSTISAVSPGGLTVNPAIPAPAAFGSGTQVYLLQCITYQVIPPPDNLNLCQGNAPCLVRGAVPAALVGPGSPPNCNQVNSSCIPIMDGVEDLQLAYACDGCDPRVNGAIPDLQPDDLNLSNQFDQADFITDRNWFGTAGPYGSFMTPRTIRLVQVNIVARQTRADQGMGEAQSTPVHSSVFPVLSDHNHATGLFVLGDTASAAQQSAYFQFRRRILTRTIELRNQRF; translated from the coding sequence ATGAACCCATTCCTAAGAGTGTGCGGCCGGAACCAGCAGGGCTTTACCTTGGTGGAAATCATGGTGGCGACAATGATGACCGCTGCAATAGTTGCTGCGGGGTTTGGTGCACTCGTCGTCAGTCAGAAGACCACGCGCATTACCGGACAGATTGGGAATACCCAGGCGACTGCTAGAAATGCCTTGGACATGATCACGGCCGATTTGAAGCTAGCCGGGTTCGGGATGCGTGGACTGTCATCAACGGTAGGAGGGTGCCACATCAACGGCACTCCATATGCGCTCGTACCCGGTGATAACAATCCGCTTGGGGCCGACAGTGGACCCGATACCATCTCGATGGTTGTGCCGATGACCAATTCCATCACCGCAGTGGGACCGTTGTGGCAGGTCTTCGTTCCGGGGGCTCCTGGGATCATTGGCGGAGGGGTACCGATCTCGAGTATTCCCATGCCGGCCAATGCGACTACTGCGATGGGGAATACTATCCCCGGTGGTGGAGCGGCATTACTCGGGATGCCGGTTTCCATCGGCGGGATGGCGGGATCGACGATATCGGCCGTCAGTCCCGGAGGTCTTACCGTGAATCCAGCCATTCCAGCGCCTGCGGCCTTTGGGTCGGGAACGCAGGTATACCTGCTCCAGTGCATCACCTATCAAGTCATTCCACCTCCAGACAATCTGAATCTCTGTCAAGGAAACGCCCCCTGCCTGGTTCGTGGCGCTGTCCCGGCTGCGCTCGTGGGCCCTGGTAGTCCGCCCAACTGCAACCAGGTCAATTCAAGCTGCATCCCGATCATGGACGGAGTGGAAGACCTTCAACTGGCCTATGCCTGCGATGGCTGTGATCCGCGTGTCAATGGCGCTATCCCTGATTTGCAGCCGGACGACCTCAATCTGTCGAATCAGTTCGACCAAGCGGATTTCATCACGGACCGAAATTGGTTCGGTACAGCTGGGCCATACGGTTCCTTCATGACCCCGAGAACGATTCGGTTGGTGCAGGTCAACATTGTGGCTCGTCAGACCAGAGCTGATCAAGGAATGGGGGAAGCTCAATCAACCCCCGTCCACAGTTCGGTGTTTCCTGTACTCAGTGATCACAATCATGCAACCGGACTCTTTGTGCTGGGAGACACTGCGTCAGCGGCACAGCAGTCGGCCTATTTCCAGTTTCGTCGACGGATTTTGACTCGGACCATCGAACTCCGCAACCAAAGGTTCTAA
- a CDS encoding PilZ domain-containing protein, whose amino-acid sequence MKREFRKAQRYAVQIPCTLGTSEGQCRGTILNLSAHGCALTAERVPSKGSYLSLDIDFLNGEIPVQIELAGVRWVSAPRCGVEFIRMSSDALRQLSAFVLVLDTTP is encoded by the coding sequence ATGAAACGGGAGTTTCGCAAAGCACAACGGTATGCCGTTCAGATTCCTTGTACGCTTGGAACCTCGGAAGGCCAGTGCCGCGGCACAATCTTGAATCTTTCAGCGCATGGATGCGCCCTCACAGCTGAGCGCGTACCCAGCAAAGGATCATACCTGTCACTGGATATTGACTTCTTGAACGGAGAGATACCCGTTCAGATTGAGCTGGCCGGTGTACGGTGGGTGTCAGCGCCTCGATGTGGAGTCGAGTTTATTCGGATGTCATCGGACGCATTAAGACAATTGTCGGCTTTTGTGCTGGTCCTGGACACCACCCCCTAA
- a CDS encoding type II/IV secretion system protein: MERSLLDCIAYRGLMSQADLDVAIEESLSREVDLETILLEKYRVPRAALGSALSEFYQCPYVPYDERTIIDPDLLKNLSFDYLRRNSWLPLKRQGTVLDVVINDPHDLEKGLDIRRAFPGVTVRFSVGLRRDIEQYLLVATGQANGGSISDILGELVDEAGIERGAEGEPGEIDENDSAIVRLTNQIIAEGYRLGVSDIHIEPYSDRKETAVRFRVDGTCFTYMRIPAVYRRAIASRLKIMANLDIAERRKPQDGKIRYKLAKDREIELRVATLPTAGNNEDVVLRLLTAKEIMPLEAMDFSPEILQIVKELSERPHGIFLCVGPTGSGKTTTLHAVMRHINTDERKIWTAEDPIEITQEGLRQVQVHPKIGFSFASAMRAFLRADPDVIMIGEMRDKETADIAIEASLTGHLVMSTLHTNSAVETVTRLLDMGCDSFNFADAMLGILAMRLCKCICLHCRESYHPTQQEYEELVQGYGARYWERLDVTYTEDFTLYRGKGCDACNNSGFKGRVALHELLVGSEDLKNLIQGKARTAEILSVAMRDGMVTLLQNGIQKVLRGVTTYRQVRAVAVK; the protein is encoded by the coding sequence ATGGAGCGCAGTCTCTTGGATTGCATTGCCTATCGAGGCTTGATGAGTCAAGCCGACTTGGATGTGGCCATAGAGGAATCATTATCACGCGAGGTGGACCTCGAAACGATCTTGCTTGAAAAGTACCGGGTACCACGTGCGGCACTTGGGTCAGCACTCAGCGAGTTCTATCAGTGTCCCTATGTTCCGTATGATGAGCGGACCATTATTGACCCCGATCTCCTCAAGAATTTGAGTTTCGACTACCTGAGAAGAAATTCGTGGCTTCCCTTGAAGCGACAGGGAACGGTTCTCGATGTGGTCATCAATGATCCTCATGATTTGGAAAAAGGTCTTGATATCCGGCGTGCTTTTCCGGGGGTGACCGTTCGTTTCTCAGTTGGGCTTCGGCGCGATATTGAGCAATATCTGCTTGTTGCCACGGGGCAGGCCAATGGGGGTTCCATTAGCGATATCCTTGGGGAACTTGTCGATGAAGCCGGCATTGAGCGAGGTGCTGAGGGTGAGCCTGGCGAGATCGACGAAAACGATTCGGCCATCGTGCGCCTAACAAACCAAATCATTGCAGAGGGGTACCGGCTTGGGGTTTCTGATATCCACATTGAGCCATACTCGGATCGAAAAGAGACGGCCGTACGGTTTCGCGTCGACGGCACGTGTTTTACCTACATGCGTATTCCCGCCGTCTATCGGCGGGCCATTGCCTCGCGACTGAAGATCATGGCCAATCTAGATATTGCTGAACGCCGAAAGCCCCAAGACGGGAAAATCCGCTACAAATTGGCCAAAGATCGTGAAATCGAATTACGCGTCGCCACCTTGCCAACCGCCGGCAACAATGAGGATGTGGTGTTACGGCTTCTGACTGCCAAGGAGATCATGCCGCTGGAGGCCATGGATTTTTCACCGGAGATTTTACAGATCGTCAAGGAACTTTCAGAACGCCCGCATGGCATCTTTCTGTGCGTGGGGCCTACCGGGTCAGGAAAGACCACCACGCTGCATGCCGTGATGAGACATATCAATACCGATGAACGAAAGATTTGGACGGCCGAAGATCCGATCGAAATCACGCAGGAAGGTTTGAGGCAAGTTCAGGTCCATCCCAAAATTGGGTTCTCCTTTGCCTCGGCGATGCGGGCATTTCTTCGGGCGGATCCTGACGTGATTATGATCGGAGAGATGCGGGACAAAGAAACGGCCGACATCGCGATAGAAGCGTCGCTCACCGGGCATTTAGTGATGAGCACGCTACACACCAACAGTGCGGTAGAGACCGTTACCCGGCTGTTGGACATGGGGTGTGACTCGTTCAACTTTGCTGATGCGATGCTGGGCATCCTCGCGATGCGTCTTTGTAAGTGTATTTGCCTTCACTGTCGAGAGAGCTATCACCCGACGCAACAGGAATATGAAGAGCTGGTACAAGGCTATGGAGCTCGGTATTGGGAGAGGCTGGACGTCACCTACACCGAGGATTTCACGCTCTATCGGGGAAAGGGTTGTGACGCGTGCAATAACAGTGGGTTTAAAGGGCGGGTGGCTCTGCATGAGCTTCTGGTTGGGTCGGAAGATCTGAAAAACCTGATTCAAGGGAAAGCAAGAACCGCGGAGATCCTGAGCGTGGCCATGCGAGATGGCATGGTGACCCTGCTACAGAATGGCATTCAGAAAGTGCTGAGAGGAGTCACCACGTACCGACAAGTGCGGGCGGTCGCTGTAAAATAG
- a CDS encoding putative Ig domain-containing protein, with the protein MRNCRSDDLKVWLLLMGITLCAACTDREMTAETPPITRSSSNRPPAVTAAVIVNTPLSQSAPAAVQIQSEDPEREAVSFHYQWYVDNAPIVGQTSATLPPELFRRGQTVFVEIIPTDGTNKGQLFRTAGVVVGNSLPKITAVSLAPQTARAGDRLEAQVQASDPDYDRVDLTYKWYRNGTLIKEGEDPFLDTVGFSAPDQVAVEVTASDPTGSASSLKSESLALGNSGPMIVSTPPTKAVQERFDYSVQALDPDGDPLTYHLEMAPPGMTISSDTGHIGWQIPTDQAGTFHVKVVAKDGRGGLATQEFDVTLSATATSVPRGA; encoded by the coding sequence ATGAGGAACTGTAGGAGCGACGACCTCAAGGTCTGGTTGCTGCTCATGGGGATTACCCTGTGTGCCGCCTGTACTGATCGCGAGATGACCGCGGAGACTCCTCCGATTACTCGGTCTTCGAGTAATAGACCGCCGGCTGTCACCGCTGCCGTGATTGTGAATACACCGCTTTCTCAATCAGCTCCTGCGGCGGTGCAGATTCAGTCTGAGGATCCTGAGCGGGAAGCCGTCTCCTTTCACTATCAATGGTATGTGGATAATGCGCCAATCGTGGGCCAAACGAGTGCAACCTTGCCGCCTGAATTGTTTAGGCGTGGGCAAACGGTGTTTGTAGAGATCATACCAACGGACGGCACGAACAAGGGGCAGCTGTTTAGAACAGCGGGTGTTGTCGTTGGAAATAGTTTACCGAAAATAACGGCGGTTTCACTCGCGCCTCAGACGGCCCGAGCCGGTGATAGGCTGGAGGCACAAGTGCAGGCCAGTGATCCTGACTATGACCGTGTCGATCTCACCTATAAATGGTATCGCAACGGCACGCTGATCAAGGAGGGGGAAGATCCCTTTCTCGACACAGTCGGATTTTCTGCTCCTGATCAGGTTGCGGTGGAGGTAACGGCCAGTGATCCTACCGGCTCGGCAAGTTCCTTGAAGTCCGAATCGCTTGCGTTAGGGAACAGTGGTCCAATGATCGTCTCGACCCCTCCGACCAAGGCCGTCCAAGAGCGCTTTGACTACTCGGTGCAAGCGCTCGATCCAGACGGGGATCCATTAACCTATCACTTGGAGATGGCTCCCCCCGGTATGACAATCAGTTCAGACACTGGTCATATCGGGTGGCAGATCCCAACGGATCAAGCGGGGACCTTTCATGTCAAAGTCGTTGCGAAAGACGGACGTGGTGGTCTCGCAACACAGGAATTTGATGTGACGCTTTCTGCAACAGCGACTTCTGTCCCTCGCGGCGCCTAG
- a CDS encoding prepilin peptidase — protein sequence MHESQSLISVYFVAGLLGALVGSFLNVCIYRLPRHESIAWPGSHCPACSYSIAWYDNIPVLSYVRLRGRCRHCAVGIPYRYPLVETLNALGYVGIVWFFGMTWSAAVYGILFSALLVVAGTDLSHKIIPNAITFPGIVVGLLSAATVLPLGFFEGLLGMLVGGGLLWLLAWASPYLFGKEGMGGGDIKLLAMIGAFLGWKPALMTIMVGSFLGSLVGVGLIVTKVIRREDYIPFGPFLVCGALVSLFFGQSLLGWYQGLLAG from the coding sequence ATGCATGAGAGCCAGTCACTAATCTCGGTCTATTTCGTGGCTGGTCTTTTGGGGGCACTCGTCGGGAGCTTTCTGAATGTCTGTATTTACCGATTGCCTCGACACGAATCCATCGCATGGCCAGGGTCCCATTGCCCAGCCTGTTCCTACTCTATTGCGTGGTATGACAACATCCCGGTCCTCAGCTACGTGCGACTCAGGGGGCGTTGCCGGCACTGCGCGGTTGGCATTCCGTACCGCTATCCCTTGGTGGAGACGCTGAATGCCCTGGGCTATGTCGGGATCGTCTGGTTTTTTGGGATGACCTGGTCGGCAGCTGTGTACGGGATATTGTTTTCGGCTCTTCTGGTTGTCGCCGGAACGGATCTATCGCATAAGATCATTCCCAATGCCATCACCTTCCCTGGGATTGTGGTTGGGCTCCTCAGCGCCGCGACGGTTCTCCCCCTTGGATTCTTTGAGGGTTTACTGGGTATGCTCGTAGGCGGAGGTCTCCTATGGCTCCTAGCCTGGGCGAGTCCGTACCTTTTCGGCAAAGAAGGGATGGGTGGAGGAGACATCAAGCTCCTCGCAATGATCGGAGCCTTTCTTGGGTGGAAGCCAGCACTGATGACTATCATGGTTGGTTCCTTCCTTGGGTCCCTGGTTGGAGTAGGTCTTATCGTAACTAAAGTGATACGGCGGGAAGACTATATTCCCTTCGGTCCCTTTCTCGTCTGTGGGGCGCTGGTCTCCTTGTTCTTTGGTCAATCTCTCCTCGGTTGGTATCAAGGCTTATTGGCTGGATAA
- the ybeY gene encoding rRNA maturation RNase YbeY produces MTVYLRVSLVRYTVRQSSFKHLAQRILTAVGEATSELSVALIGDARIQRLNREYRKQDQATDVLAFPIREAIMPQGKYPTTNMLGDVVISVPTAVRQAKELGRSIDVELATLLIHGVLHLCGYDHERSSREAVRMSRRERKVLEAIAPVPQLIRSSPQRQRKVC; encoded by the coding sequence ATGACGGTGTATCTCAGGGTGAGCCTTGTGCGGTACACCGTCCGACAATCTTCCTTTAAACATTTGGCCCAACGTATCTTGACGGCTGTCGGGGAAGCGACGTCGGAATTGAGTGTGGCATTGATAGGGGATGCTCGGATACAGCGACTGAATCGTGAGTACCGCAAACAGGATCAGGCGACCGATGTGCTGGCATTCCCGATACGAGAAGCCATCATGCCTCAGGGGAAGTACCCTACGACGAATATGCTGGGAGATGTGGTTATTTCAGTGCCTACTGCAGTTCGCCAAGCTAAGGAACTTGGACGATCGATCGATGTTGAACTGGCAACACTCTTGATCCATGGCGTGCTTCATCTTTGTGGATATGATCATGAGCGCAGTTCACGTGAAGCGGTGAGAATGTCGCGTCGAGAGCGGAAAGTTCTTGAGGCGATTGCTCCGGTTCCTCAATTGATCCGTTCTTCTCCTCAACGGCAAAGGAAGGTGTGCTGA
- a CDS encoding prepilin-type N-terminal cleavage/methylation domain-containing protein, with translation MKNMPILSPIQSDEKGFTLVEIAIVGAILSVAAAVSVPNFLQMYAKHELYQATTGLYNRLILARSSAISRNTMIAATPSSVPMGLDTVAFTAPLGPETLPETIRFITVPPATTPPPTLPLPVLSFTPRGLSTTPLATQTVQLQSTRDPNLIYSISLMPSGKVTWCRQAINPCLVNDRS, from the coding sequence ATGAAGAATATGCCAATTCTGAGCCCAATACAGTCGGACGAGAAAGGCTTCACCCTTGTAGAAATTGCAATTGTTGGGGCGATCCTGAGCGTTGCAGCCGCGGTATCAGTCCCGAATTTTCTGCAGATGTACGCAAAGCATGAGCTGTATCAAGCCACCACAGGCCTTTATAACAGACTCATCCTCGCCCGATCCTCGGCGATTAGCCGAAATACCATGATTGCCGCGACACCTTCCAGTGTGCCCATGGGACTAGACACGGTCGCGTTTACGGCCCCGCTGGGACCGGAAACTCTTCCGGAAACAATCAGATTCATCACGGTACCGCCCGCAACGACGCCGCCGCCAACGTTGCCGTTACCCGTGTTGAGCTTCACCCCTCGAGGCTTGAGCACGACGCCTTTAGCGACGCAAACGGTTCAATTGCAAAGTACGCGAGACCCGAATCTGATCTATTCGATATCGCTGATGCCGTCTGGGAAGGTGACATGGTGTCGGCAAGCCATCAATCCCTGTCTCGTCAATGACCGGTCATGA
- a CDS encoding PhoH family protein, giving the protein MRKLKLREGTNTAVLFGHHDRHLKLIEEELGVRLSARGEELTLDGLPEAVRQAERFLVELAALTNEGFTLQADDVTHALGALRRTPEAPLRDVLGKSAMVVTKKRFVGPKSPTQKAYIEAIEQHDIVIAIGPAGTGKTYLAMAMAVSALMNKEVSRIILARPAVEAGEKLGFLPGDIYEKVNPYLRPLYDALFDMMDMERANRLIERGDIEIAPLAFMRGRTLNDSFVILDEAQNATAEQMKMFLTRLGFHSKVVVTGDITQVDLPNDRVSGLIQVKEILRDIEGIAFIYFDEKDVVRHRLVQDIIKAYDRHQAMNAPESHSTREPLSAPKRQPSISRKSTPVELPPVGHAGRSH; this is encoded by the coding sequence GTGCGTAAGCTCAAATTACGAGAGGGCACCAACACCGCTGTCCTGTTCGGTCACCATGACCGACATCTCAAGTTGATCGAGGAGGAGTTGGGTGTACGGCTTTCCGCACGTGGCGAAGAACTCACCTTGGATGGCCTTCCCGAGGCCGTTCGTCAAGCCGAACGATTCCTCGTCGAGCTCGCCGCCCTTACCAATGAGGGTTTTACGTTACAAGCTGACGATGTGACCCACGCGCTCGGTGCCTTACGCCGGACTCCCGAAGCACCGCTTCGAGATGTGCTGGGTAAATCGGCCATGGTTGTCACCAAGAAGCGCTTCGTCGGTCCCAAATCTCCGACTCAAAAGGCATACATTGAAGCGATCGAACAACACGACATCGTTATCGCTATCGGCCCAGCTGGGACGGGGAAAACGTATCTCGCCATGGCTATGGCTGTGAGCGCTTTGATGAACAAGGAGGTGAGCCGAATCATCCTTGCCAGGCCTGCAGTCGAAGCAGGCGAGAAACTCGGCTTCCTTCCAGGTGACATCTACGAAAAGGTGAATCCCTATCTGCGACCGCTGTATGACGCACTGTTTGACATGATGGATATGGAACGGGCCAATCGCCTAATTGAGAGAGGTGACATTGAGATTGCTCCTCTCGCATTCATGCGCGGAAGAACGTTGAACGATTCATTTGTGATTCTCGATGAAGCGCAAAACGCGACGGCCGAACAGATGAAAATGTTTCTCACCCGGTTGGGATTCCATTCCAAGGTGGTCGTTACCGGCGATATCACACAGGTCGATCTCCCCAATGACCGAGTGTCTGGCCTTATACAAGTGAAGGAGATATTGCGTGATATTGAAGGGATTGCCTTCATCTACTTCGATGAGAAAGATGTGGTGAGGCATCGACTCGTTCAAGACATTATCAAGGCCTACGATCGTCATCAGGCGATGAATGCTCCTGAATCCCACTCGACGCGCGAACCGCTCTCAGCTCCTAAGCGTCAACCGTCAATTTCACGCAAGTCGACTCCAGTCGAGTTGCCGCCTGTCGGCCACGCAGGACGTTCTCATTAA
- a CDS encoding pilus assembly PilX N-terminal domain-containing protein, which translates to MFCRSIDGDQRGIALLGAMVIVLVLSALATTLLNLSGQEAVSASAAGQVAIAQQLADASAELVVGWFHEPSSTSTIPAIVALRTRTGRDTDGTPSFFDATGRSQFMGTVDRPDLHVQAQNDLDNRLLNDPKDGLFRTMQHLGHVEELKVYAPTDPGLLCTVDTTIATNTTPSVRQSVRMQLSTLGLPALKTAVQVLWNLGQPQPGRESPVFLHWGDVKVGGNLVLKTVTDLPKKSGIAPLSGQSYEELGQREDRWVEVWVGGDVQLTQPLARPFTDVPSNIHVGQHPVPGVRFDEWPYEHLKRIAQRFGRYYAIDRDGLLYPQGIVEPGKGVSPELVVRSQAPGDQLGLIFVDTLDQMPPRADNLGVLKLRAPYIEGTVVMQGHIELAPSGSGAVIPALSPPMPDQSNSLARTPLHLTGINFNGVLHAIGTISLSGGVRLYGAALVGETITRSDPGSSMEVWYDHDLGEGLFRGLPVVYRAPGTWMARF; encoded by the coding sequence ATGTTCTGCAGAAGCATCGACGGTGATCAACGAGGAATCGCACTTCTGGGAGCCATGGTGATCGTGCTGGTTCTCTCAGCGCTTGCAACGACACTCTTGAACCTGAGTGGGCAAGAGGCTGTCAGTGCAAGTGCAGCGGGCCAAGTGGCCATCGCCCAACAACTTGCTGACGCATCCGCCGAACTTGTGGTGGGATGGTTTCATGAACCATCGTCAACGAGTACGATCCCTGCAATCGTGGCACTGCGTACCAGGACCGGGCGTGACACGGACGGTACACCCTCATTTTTTGATGCGACTGGTCGATCCCAGTTTATGGGGACAGTAGACCGTCCGGATTTACACGTGCAGGCCCAGAATGATTTAGACAATCGATTACTGAATGATCCGAAAGACGGACTGTTTCGTACCATGCAACACCTTGGGCATGTAGAGGAACTCAAAGTGTATGCGCCGACCGATCCAGGGCTGCTTTGTACCGTTGATACCACCATCGCAACCAATACAACCCCTTCCGTTCGGCAATCAGTCCGAATGCAGTTGAGCACCTTGGGACTGCCTGCATTGAAGACCGCGGTGCAGGTCCTCTGGAATCTAGGCCAGCCGCAACCTGGTAGGGAATCACCGGTCTTTCTACATTGGGGTGATGTGAAAGTTGGGGGAAACCTGGTGCTCAAAACGGTTACTGATCTTCCAAAGAAAAGCGGAATCGCTCCACTCAGCGGTCAGAGCTATGAGGAGCTCGGTCAACGAGAAGATCGGTGGGTGGAGGTCTGGGTGGGAGGCGATGTTCAGTTGACTCAACCGCTTGCCCGACCATTTACGGATGTGCCCAGTAACATTCATGTCGGTCAACATCCCGTTCCAGGAGTTCGCTTCGATGAGTGGCCATACGAACACCTGAAGCGAATAGCCCAACGGTTCGGTCGGTACTACGCAATCGATCGAGACGGCCTTCTTTATCCCCAAGGGATCGTGGAACCCGGCAAAGGCGTGTCTCCGGAGCTGGTAGTACGGTCCCAAGCTCCTGGTGATCAGTTGGGCCTGATCTTTGTCGATACCCTCGACCAGATGCCGCCGCGTGCCGACAATCTGGGAGTGCTCAAGCTCAGGGCGCCGTATATCGAGGGGACGGTGGTCATGCAGGGGCATATTGAACTGGCTCCCAGCGGCAGCGGTGCCGTGATTCCAGCACTGAGCCCTCCAATGCCTGATCAAAGCAACTCGCTCGCGCGCACTCCCCTTCACCTCACGGGTATCAATTTCAATGGAGTGCTACACGCCATCGGTACCATCTCGCTCTCTGGAGGAGTACGGCTCTATGGAGCGGCATTGGTAGGCGAAACAATTACGCGATCAGATCCAGGTAGTTCAATGGAGGTGTGGTATGACCACGATCTTGGGGAGGGTTTATTTCGAGGGTTGCCGGTGGTCTATCGCGCTCCAGGCACCTGGATGGCACGCTTCTAA
- the pilV gene encoding type IV pilus modification protein PilV codes for MMKPQSEKGFTLAEVMISAAILGVGVMGMAAMQGVSFSKNVDANDLSIVTNVAADMMERIQSNRRFAWAYNNIDTTGPGNCLAGGIPAPAPPTPFFSVSPSVQATRGIQGDCTQWRTLVLATNLLNVRGTVQAAPILPLKDDSSAVQLTVQLQWNERTGVQRQRSVAFRTVIEPE; via the coding sequence ATGATGAAGCCACAGAGTGAAAAAGGATTTACGTTAGCAGAGGTGATGATCTCTGCTGCGATTCTTGGTGTCGGGGTCATGGGGATGGCTGCCATGCAAGGTGTGTCTTTTTCAAAGAACGTAGATGCCAATGACCTATCCATCGTTACCAATGTCGCGGCTGACATGATGGAACGAATCCAAAGCAACAGGCGGTTTGCATGGGCCTACAACAATATCGACACGACCGGGCCAGGGAACTGTTTAGCGGGCGGAATTCCGGCTCCCGCCCCACCTACGCCGTTCTTCTCCGTTTCGCCATCAGTTCAAGCAACAAGAGGCATACAGGGTGATTGCACCCAATGGAGAACATTGGTCTTGGCTACCAACCTATTGAATGTGCGTGGCACGGTGCAGGCTGCTCCTATACTGCCACTCAAGGACGACTCCAGTGCTGTGCAGCTGACCGTACAGCTGCAGTGGAATGAACGCACGGGAGTACAACGACAACGCTCGGTGGCTTTTCGAACGGTAATTGAGCCGGAGTAG
- a CDS encoding prepilin-type N-terminal cleavage/methylation domain-containing protein, whose amino-acid sequence MSSHLQCDGFSLIEVMVAMMISGIALLGTLGAVEITSRYVQQGGLSSKALEFAQGKLEAKRSMRWSSLLEDDLDHDGIIDAIMVDDGQGADINAGDGIYTASYERDGITLVWTIEIDHERSLHTSGIIVIRAVASYSDRRGQRREVQVATLRANPNYVGLR is encoded by the coding sequence ATGAGCAGTCATCTTCAATGCGACGGTTTCAGCCTGATCGAAGTCATGGTGGCGATGATGATCTCGGGAATTGCGTTGCTGGGGACACTGGGTGCGGTAGAGATCACGTCAAGATACGTGCAGCAGGGTGGTCTCAGCAGCAAGGCGCTAGAGTTTGCACAAGGGAAACTCGAAGCGAAGCGTTCCATGCGATGGTCATCCCTTCTCGAGGATGATCTGGATCATGACGGCATAATTGATGCCATCATGGTGGACGACGGTCAAGGGGCTGATATCAACGCCGGGGACGGGATCTATACGGCTAGCTACGAACGCGATGGCATCACACTGGTCTGGACCATTGAAATTGATCATGAGAGGTCGCTACACACCTCGGGGATTATCGTCATCCGAGCGGTGGCTTCTTACTCCGACCGAAGAGGCCAACGACGAGAGGTTCAAGTGGCGACCCTCCGAGCGAATCCGAATTATGTGGGGCTGCGATGA